One genomic region from Acidimicrobiales bacterium encodes:
- a CDS encoding RluA family pseudouridine synthase, which translates to MDEVFDVPAALEGERLDRALALLTGLTRKEVDDIVAAGRVQLGSAPASSRSRRIHAGEHIRVTGGTERQTPAAPGGEEGVPFEVVWSDSELVVVDKPAGVVVHPGSGNRSATLVNGLLDRFPDMAGAFSEPEAAQRPGVVHRLDKGTSGLLVFARTPAALESLQHQMASRSARREYLALVAGDLESDRGLIDAPIGRSARDPVRMQVQAGGRRARTSYEVVERFGNPASCCLVRCRLETGRTHQIRVHFASIGHPVVGDDRYGTRRLGSREPLKLGRQFLHATMLSFDHPSTGERLSFESPLPADLAAVLDELRGC; encoded by the coding sequence ATGGATGAGGTGTTCGACGTCCCCGCGGCGCTCGAGGGGGAGCGACTCGACAGGGCGCTCGCCCTCCTGACGGGCCTCACCCGCAAGGAAGTCGACGACATCGTCGCCGCCGGCCGGGTTCAACTCGGCTCCGCTCCGGCCTCGTCGCGCAGCCGCCGGATTCACGCCGGCGAACACATTCGCGTCACCGGAGGGACCGAGCGGCAGACGCCCGCGGCGCCGGGCGGTGAGGAGGGGGTGCCGTTCGAGGTGGTGTGGAGCGATTCGGAGCTTGTGGTTGTCGACAAGCCGGCGGGTGTCGTGGTGCACCCGGGATCCGGAAACCGCAGCGCGACCCTGGTGAACGGCCTCCTCGACCGCTTCCCGGACATGGCAGGCGCGTTCTCCGAACCGGAGGCAGCGCAGCGACCTGGAGTCGTGCACCGTCTCGACAAGGGGACATCGGGGCTTCTCGTGTTCGCCCGCACCCCTGCCGCGCTCGAATCGCTGCAGCACCAGATGGCCTCCCGGTCCGCCCGCCGCGAATACCTGGCTCTCGTGGCGGGGGACCTCGAGTCCGATCGTGGTTTGATCGATGCGCCGATCGGCCGGTCGGCCCGCGACCCTGTCCGCATGCAGGTGCAGGCCGGCGGCAGGCGGGCGCGCACGAGCTACGAGGTCGTGGAGCGCTTCGGAAACCCCGCGTCGTGCTGCCTGGTTCGGTGCCGGCTGGAGACGGGCAGGACCCACCAGATCCGCGTCCATTTCGCTTCCATCGGGCATCCGGTGGTAGGCGACGACCGTTACGGCACCCGCCGGCTCGGGAGCAGGGAACCGCTGAAGCTTGGAAGGCAGTTCCTGCATGCGACGATGCTGT